The sequence below is a genomic window from Myxocyprinus asiaticus isolate MX2 ecotype Aquarium Trade chromosome 9, UBuf_Myxa_2, whole genome shotgun sequence.
TGAAAGCTGTTGAAAATGAAAGCAAACACACTGACAATGAGGAGAAACCTGCTGAAAGTGAGGTCAAGAAGACGAATGGTGTAGCTGAAGGAGCTTTGGAAAAGGAAGATGTAACTGTGTCGAATGGAGTAACAAAGGCTGAGAAAGATGAGATTGGCACCGATGAACAAAGTGGGAATAAAGAGAATGAAGAACCTATGGAAGAAGGTGGAGGTAGTGGAGTGTTGTGGATCTGGGGAGCACAAGAGACAtgaaattttacatttgtgttaAAGGACTTTTCACCTGGTGATGCATCTCTAAATTTGGCTGATTCAAGGGGTCCACACAGGGAGCTTTTTATTAAGCAAAAATGTCACTGAGGGTGTCTGTGGTGATTGCTTTCACATTAGAATATCAGTCAACTTAAGTTAATGTCTTTCCTGTTTCAGATGATGATGACGACGAAGACGACGACGATGATGAGGAAGCAGAGGGTGACGCAAAGGAGAAGGTTTGTAATGTGTACATGTCCCCTCTCTCCATTGACGTACCTATatgcgtatgtgtgtgtaaggtgtgttgtgggtttttttttttttcctcataggacagtgaggaggaagttggaaACCTGCAGTTGGCCTGGGAGATGCTTGAGGTTGCCAAGGTCATttataaaaggtatattttttttttgttttttatatatatatatatatatatgctttttagatTGTTTTGCTTTTGAGAaacaagggattttttttttttttttttttttttttcttcttcctcccATGTAGAAAAGATGACAAGGAAGATCAGCTAATGGCTGCCCAGATCTACCTGAAACTTGGAGAAGTTGGAGCTGAATCAGGTGTGCATGTGACGTGTCTGggcaaaaatgattttattttattttttttttattttttatttttttatatatatatatatatatatatatataaggtttcGCCCTAAAATGATAATTTGGACATTTACTCCCtttcatgttccaaacccatttgaccttTTTTCCTTCCATGGAATAGAAGTGATGTTGGGTAGAATGATGCCATCTGTCCTCATTCATGGTCATTGTATATAAAAAGATATAATGGAACCGGAAGGTGACAGACTAACATACTGACTgtcatctcctgttgtgttccatgaaagatggttgtatgggtttggaacaacatgtgaatAAATGAACAATTTTCGTGTTTGGCTTAACTGTTCTTTTAAGGAATACTTTGTAGTGTCTGATATTACAAGCTGCCTTTAAAATTGAGAAATTGGATGCTCATCTGGAGTCACTGATCTCACTGGTCTTGTATAGGCAACTACAGCCAGGCTTTGGAGGACTTCAATGAGTGCTTAGCCCTGCAGCTGAAACACCTTCCCTCTCATAGTCGTCTTTTGGCTGAGATTCATTACCAGTTGGGCACAACTTACAGTTACACAGCCCAGTACAGCCAAGCCATTGAGCACTTCTCCAACTCCATCAAAGTCATCGAAAGCCGTCTTGGTAGGAAAACTATTGCACAATGGGCCTTTGCCTTTGTTACATGATGAAGCACATTGCACACCCATTGCAATCGCTTTTGAACCCAGAGCATTCCTTAGAGCTATTGACCGCATCAATGGCGAAATTGGCTTATTTGTTAAACTTCATTGATTTAACACCTTGCATGGAAGTTTTTCTAGTCATTAGTTCTGCCACTAGTTTCCACCTATTCAGAAGGATTGATGCCATGAACACTATGACCTTGACTTTTGAAATTCCACATCGGTTTCTCAGCTATGCTTCAGGAGGTGATCAAAAAGGCAGAGGGTGCAGAAGCAGCACAGGTAGAGAAGAGTGAACTAGAAGAGTTGAAACGGTTACTGCCAGAAATTACTGAGAAGATCGAAGATGCCAAGGAGAGCGAGAGGACAGCAGCTATAGCATCTGAAGCCATTCATCAGACCCTTGTGAGTTGCTTTTAATATACTTTCACAAAATGAAAACGCCTAAAGTTATCCTGTCCATTTCAGAATGTAAATTGAGGCTACAGTGGCAATAGTTTGTAACTCATTAATTCTGTTACAGGCAGGAGCCTCTACTTCATCTGCATTCCCATCTGAAAATTGTGGCCCATCTTCATCTGGAGCTAGTCAGGTTAATGTTTTGTGTGTACCTCATTACCAGCTTAAAGTGTTCCTAAATAGCTCTTAAGCTTAAAACCATTGAGCTCCAAAGTACTTCAATCTCTTGCCAATATGATGTATAGAATGCACGCCTTAAAATTCCTCTGGTTTTATTTCAGATTGCTGTGAGGCCAGCTGATGGTGCTTCCTCAAAATCTGCATCTGATATTTCTCACCTTGTCCGCAAGAAGGTCAGTATCAATCCACTGAAACGTTAAATGTGTCCCCTTACTGCCACCCCTGTGGTGCATGAAGGAAAGCCTGCCCCTGTCCCTAAAGGGACATCTGCATTCCTACATACCCCTAGCATGCTGTGTATTATGCATGCTTGTACATGAGCTCAGTTTTTGAACTTGTGTAGATTCAGTGTTGCTCTGTGTTCCTGTGGTGATTGTGCCGGAGTGTAACTTGGCATATTGTAGTTGTGGCATGGTGTTGTGAAGTGGCCATGTGTGCTTTTAGTAGCTTAGAGTGTAGGTTTTGAGGAGAAAAGTGTAAAGTTTGTGTTCTATCCTGCTTTGTTCTTGAACAGAGGAAACCAGATGAGGAGAGTCCAAAAAAGGACAGTGATTCTAAAAAGACTAAACCGGAGACCTCAGTTAATGGCAACTGTGACTCCACCCACAACAGCAATGGAGTCCAAGAGAAAATGGAACATGAGGCGAGTTTATAGGCTTACTGTTATCTTGTAGGGTCAGAAGAGAGTCTTCTGGGCTTTCTGGTTCAGAAGAGATTCAGCTGGATACCTCTTTACTGCAAAATTTGCCTAGCAATCTATCAGTGCCCAAGCTTCCTTTTTATCTAAGCAATTTGATTTCTCAGCTGGGTTCCCACGGTTACGGGGAATCAGAATTAAGTTCAGATTTCTAGACATTTTATGGAAACAAATTGTCATTTAATTTCTATTTAGAATTTTTCTAGTTGCAGAGACTTTTGTAGTGTAAGAATTCTTACTCCATAATTACAAATTCATTGTGGCAATGCTGTTGTAAATcagtttaatgtttacatttcacttttAGCCAGCAAATTCTTCCGTGGAAACGTCTGCATGATGGGCCTCTCCTGACTGACCACTTACCTTCCAACCAGCAGAGCATGCCTGCCTCcattcttaactttttttttttttgttgttgttgttttttttttgtacataaaaCCAATTTTCTTTGTCTATCCAATTTTTGTATAACAAACTTTCAATAAAGGATATTTGCATATGTGAACTGGTTTTAATGATACTTccagcttttaaaaaatgttctggatTCAATGCAAGTTGAGCTATCATCAGCATCTGTAGCATGCTGTTAATTTACCACAAACAATTGGATTCGTCCCGAAGTTGTAAAACTGTTCGTAGTAATGCATTTGCTTTGAAAGTCAATTGGGGGGGAAAAGCTTCTGgtgggtttaaaggaatattggaAGTTTGACACTATTTTAGGACTGGTTaagaatattaatttttgtatTCATGGCAGTCTTAATTTGAACTCTTGATTCaaccaagattgatcttttactccaAGTGCAACCCTCAATGATGTGAGAATCACTTGTGTATGATTATTAATCTAATTAGTCTGAttggccactggctggtaaatgctCTGGTTTCACTTACCAGTGATGGTAATGGGAAATGTTTAgcaccaagatcctttcactgttcAAAGTTTGGGTTAGGGTTCAACCTGTTTGATGTGActagatccacacaatccatttgtcatttaatGTCTCTTAATATCCTCCAGCCAGTTGATCAAAAACTAACATTTATTCCTGATCACATATAGCACTGAGGCATTAAAGAAGCTGTGCACTTTGTTCATTCTGCTGCCATTTCTTGGAGACCGTACTGATtcagcacttgttctacatatcagggTGAATACTTGTAAAATAGGACAAATTATGAATGTGAACAAACATGtatattatacttttaaaatgtattccactacagaataaatggtgtaaaatataatttgtaatgtattccattgaTTTACTtgaggtcagtaatgtaatgtaaatactGTGAATTACTTTGGCACtggaagattttattttttttatccactttttttttttttttttttttgtgactaaaATCAGCCAGTACAGGAAGTTAATAATGCACTctctggaggaaaaaaaaaaaaaagccaaaatatcTTAAACTGTGTTGCTactaaaaacatttgtcttaaggaATTTTTGATGGTTTCACAGAGGAGAAAATTGTttttcctaatatcaaaggtcttgctaAAGAAAAAAGAATTAATGTTCTAATGTTGATTCTCTTGATAAATATGTACTCATGTCTGGTagcaggtgcatgtaaaatggctagacaTAGCATTTaaacttagcataaagctaaatgttcacatgactatttacaggtgcatctcaataaattagaatgtcgtggaaaagttcatttatttcagtaattcaactcaaattatgaaactcgtgtattaaattcagtgcacacagactgaagtagtttaagtctttggttcttttaattgtgatgattttggctcacatttaacaaaaacccaccaattcactatctcaaaaaattagaatatggtgacatgccaatcagctaatcaactcaaaacacctgcaaaggtttcctgagccttcaaaatggtctctcagtttggttcactaggctacacaatcatggggaagactgctgatctgacagttatccagaagacaatcattgacacccttcacaaggagggtaagccacaaacattcattgccaaagaagctggctgttcacagagtgctgtatccaagcatgttaacagaaagttgagtggaaggaaaaagtgtggaagaaaaagatgcacaaccaaccgagagaaccgcagccttctgattgtcaagcaaaatcgattcaagaatttgggtgaacttcacaaggaatggactgaggctggggtcaaggcatcaagagccaccacacacagacatgtcaaggaatttggctacagttgtcgtattcctcttgttaagccactcctgaaccacagacaacatcagaggcgtcttacctgggctaagaagaagaagaactggactgttgcccagtgttccaaagtcctcttttcagatgagagcaagttttgtatttcatttggaaaccaaggtcctagagtctggaggaagggtggagaagctcatggcccaagttgcttgaagtccagtgttaagtttccacagtctgtgatgatttggggtgcaatgtcatctgctggtgttggtccattgtgttttttgaaaaccaaagtcactgcacccgtttaccaagaaattttggagcacttcatgcttccttctgctgaccagctttttaaagatgctgatttcattttccagcaggatttggcacctgcccacactgccaaaagcaccaaaagttggttaaatgaccatggtgttggtgtgcttgactggccagcaaactcaccagacctgaacctcatagagaatctatggggtattgtcaagaggaaaatgagaaacaagagaccaaaaaatgcagatgagctgaaggccactgtcaaagaaacctgggcttccataccacctcagcagtgccacaaactgatcacctccatgccacgccgaattgaggcagtaattaaagcaaaaggagcccctaccaagtattgagtacatatacagtaaatgaacatactttccagaaggccaacaattcactaaaaatgttttttttattggtcttatgatgtattctaattttttgagatagtgaattggtgggtttttgttaaatgtgagccacaaTCATCACAAAAGAACccaagacttaaactacttcagtctgtgtgcattgaatttatttaatacatgagtttcacaatttgagttgaattactgaaataaatgaacttttccacgacattctaatttattgagatgcacctgtacataaggtttatttctatttctgctggtCCAAACTTTAATGTCTgcatgtatgaatgtaacatcttagtgtttcacagctgttcaaacactctttggatcacataatttatatgaaTGTTTTTCAAATGAATAAACTAAACATTAAATGGAAaacattacaataaaatgcaatcacttcagtaatcaaaatactttttgaatgttactgtattctgattaccaaagatttaaattgtatatgtagtggaaaacagttacaattattttgtattttaaatatgtaatcctgttacatgtattctgttactccccaaccctccTTATACTGCACCTAATTAGAAGGtcttctgtataattaacagcattagctgagaatttcttatgtaagcaaaatggatattCATTCAAATTGAGAGCTTGTTAATCGGAATGGAATAAAATCAGGAAagctgtatcaatacccagccctacttgtGGCCAAATTATTTGACAGCTAAATTTGTGAGACTTTTTGAGGTAGTTGCTGAAGGTTTAGTGTACCAGTTTAAAGCATTAAAGTGCTTTCACAAATGAAAAGTGCCTTAATCAATGGGTAACTAAAAAATAGAAATGTGTACAAAGGAACAGtgattgtatttaattattttaaataattcatcATGAAACTCAAAGAGAGGTGTGATGTAATCAAAgcggtaaaaaaaataaaggtttgTCACTAATTACTTGAATTACAATTTAAGTGAGTTTGCAAAATTAGAGGTTCATCTATCATTGTCCTCTAATTTGATTCCTGCCTGGTAGGGTCCACATGATCTGACTGTGGCAGTAATGAAGGTAATGGTTTGGATGAGGGTTGTAATGTTGAATAAAATGGTTCGTGGGTTCCCACAATTGTTGGTGTGTTTGAGACCACCTGAAAAAGACATTTATGAGGCTCTAAGCACAACACAATCAAGTATGCTGTTAATGAGACAAATGACATCTTTAGACATGTTCCTTTGCATACCACAGGTGGGTACTTGTATTGGCTGATATGGTTTGGATCAATCTTTGCAAGGGTCTGTACATCTCCATCATGGGAATTTACTAACCGAAGACAAAGTTCCATGTTACCCAGCTGAGAAAGGAAagaaacaacattttaatttttatcacAATGTGAATTAGAAGATCCCGAAAATCTAGTGAGATATACAAGGCAACTTGTAGCTCATAGTACTTGATCAATTTACCTGAGGCACAGAATTCACCTGAGATGGACTCAAGGATGCTCGAACTGGGAGAGAGCGGAATGGAACCCTCCAATGGCCCCTTTGTACCTGGCTGTGCTGATCAAAGAGTTCAAGCTTTGCCCAGCCACAAGACACCAATCCCTCAAATTCATGGTTGTACGCATCCAGACATCCAGAAGCCTGAATCTCCACAATCAAAGACAGATACGGAGATGGCTGTATTCTGTATGAAGCACAAATTCAAAGATCTACACATACCAGAATAAACAATTTATAGTATGAGAAATAAGATACCCTATATTCCAGACAGaaactttttgtgtttttatatctGAACCAAACTACCTTGGCACAGGCTGTTTAACCGCCAGTATGGCATAGTTTTCAGGAGTCTTGGTTGATGGGTAGTGTAGTGCCCCTGCAGGTTGGCATTGCACAGGTGGCATATAGGTGGTCTGTCCCAACTTCTGCCCATTGCAATAAAATCCTGCCATCAAACGCACTGATCTCAATGTAGCTTCTATACCCATCACAAGGTCATAGAAGATCACAAAACCAGCCCTGTATACACAGAGATTCAGAAAATAGCTAGATTCTCATCTTACTGTGTTGTTCACCTATGAGtattaaatgtgaaacataaaaataaagcaaGACACTGAGAGGTGAGAATTTGTCTTACACAGAATCATAAGGTGCAGGACCAAGTGTTTCCATGGGGTCAGTTACATGGCAACCCAACCCCTGCTTTGAAATTTGATCCTGTAATAATAGTGAAACCCAAATATACGGTTGGCATTTTAATGCAACTCACATACAAGAAGTAAGTCTTTGCCTATCCATCGACTCACCAGTGCAAGAGCAGGGTGTGTTAGGGCCAGAGAGGTTCCAGGAAAAAGAGGTAGAGGAGGTGGTAGCCTTTTATCTCTCCCCTTCTCTATTTCTCTCCTTAGAAAGGTAATCTCAGCCTGGAGGCTTGCCATGTGATGGATGTGGTCCTTCTGTATATCATGGAGACCTGACTCAACAATTACCAAAAGCAGACACCAATTGAGGAACTAGGAAGTAAATCCCTGTTTATCACGGTCCTTAAGACAGAACTCATAATTATCAAGCTTTTTCCACCAAGTTGGTCAGTCCTACCAACAGAGAATTATGttgcacataaaatgtatatcatGTGATTTTCAAGATGTTGGATTTAAGAAGAAATCATGAAGATACCATGTTCCCCTATGTGTCTCTCCCTGGCCAACTGGATTCTGAAGATTTCCTCCTCAAGCCTCTGGTTCTCCTGCTCCACAGCAAGAATCTCAGGGTCTTGCACCCTTTTAGGAGATTTCATCCCTGGGGACAGAAGTGAGAAATGAGACTGGGGCTTGACAAATAGTGCATATCCCTATTAAAAATGTTGAATATGTTGTATTTTTGATGCTGGTGTTCTGGTGGCCCTACAAGGCTTCTAACAAGCTAAATGAACAAGACTCacatggtcaaccagcttcatccAAAAGATCAACCTAGTTGACCAGCAACTAGGATAACCTGTTTATCAAAAAGGTTAagttggtccaccagctagaacaGCACCAAACTAGATTAGacctggtctaagctggtcttagcAGCAGGGTTTACAGTACAATGCCTATACTACCCACTTCTTTCTTTTGTCTTGCGGTCAGCTCTAGGTTTTGCCTGCTCCAGTGTAAGAGCTTCTGCTTGAAGGTCATGCATATGGGCCAGAACCTCAGGATCAGAACCACCAGACTGCATATATGCCAGATGCAAAGATCTgttataaaaatgataaaaaaaaaaaaataaattgttcttGTAAAAATTCAACAATAAGCATGTGACAAGCAAACACCTCACTTGTTTAATACTattcatttaaagtcaacatgaagggAAAAATTGCAGATTTGTGAAAAAGGGGTGAAAAGTGGGCGTTTCATTCCAGGATGAACCCAAATCCAGTTTGCAGTGGATTATCGATGACAACTCCCCACCGCCCGGTCTTGCAGGTTTGCACTTCACAGCATCAGGAAAATCTGAattttcctgtctgaatatgctgcacatctcctggtccaagctctggtcatttcaagactggactacagTAAAGATCTGTATGCCGTCCTCCCAGCTAGCATGATTAATTCACTGCAGATGGTTCAGAGCACAGCAGCACATCTAGTCTTCAGTCAGCCAAAGAGGGTTCACCCCACTATTGATTTCACACCACTGGTTActtgtagctgcccgcatcaaattcaaggctttggccatcaggacAGCctgtggaacagcaccctcttacttcaattcactcctccagcTCTATGTCCCAACTCACTCTCTATAGCCAATGAACGAGCAGGCCTGGTGGTCCCATCGTATACAGGCACAAAGTCTGtttcacgatcattcactttTTCTGTTCCaatgtggtggaatgagcttccaaccttctCACAATATGCTAaaaccatctcaacatttaagaaccagctgaaaaaacATCTGTTCCGAGAGCACTTAACCTATCCACACTGAATGCACTTacttaatatttaacaataaaaagaTTTCTTCTATGCTAgtttctatactactccagccattttgagaacttggcagtgcaacactgcagatattgttaacttttgtatgacaaattgcttgctattttCCTCATTTGttagtctctttggataaaagcgtctgctaaatgacttttgcatttgtaaatgcaaatgtaaatgtgaaacacCGCCAGCAACCACTTTTAAGCGGGCTTTTTTACGGGGACATGGTGGctgaaggtcaagttcaccctCAAGAGCATCTTGTTGTATCCCAGTAGtaaaactagttttttttttttcagatctgtCGTTATTTGCTGTAACCTTTACTTCATTAATTTTCCCGGCACTAAATTACTCATATTATTATTGTCAAGATTTTAGATAGGCTAAATAGCTTTTGACCATTTACCAATAGCCTGCACAGATGTCAGTGGAAAAGGAAACTAATTTCAGTGGCAGAGCAAGTGATTACATTCAGTTAAAACATActgaagacaatttttttttttaaataacatgcacTGTTATTCAGTTGAACACAATATGACGAGTTATGTGTATTAAGCAAGTAAAAATAGGGTCAATTCTAAATTTATGTTGACTTCAACAAATATGAAGTCAGTCCACGCCCCCACAACTCAGAACAACTCCCAGCTTTTTGCATCTATGAGGTTACTGAATGTCTAATTTGTGACTGTTCCTAAACAATAAAAACCAACCTTATCTGGGCAGAGAGTGGGCCATTCACAGAGGAGATCTTGTCAAAGGTGAGATGCTGTGTCTTCTTGTCTTCTGGTGGGTTAGAGGGGACCTCATTTGGATTAAACCTATAATGTCAGCACAGTAtgactatacattttcaaaaagtgGATAATAACTTCTCTTCATACTTCCTCTTTATCCCTTTTCTTACTCTTTAATTGAGTTGATGTGAGTGCTGAGCTGATGCAGCACATCCTCATTCCTCTGTTCATGATATCTCATCTCCTGCAGCACTTCCTCTAGATGAACTGTCCTGTCCCGCCCTGCCAATTCTGCAAGCCGCTGCTTGATCTCTGggctcacacacatatacaaatcaTCGATGGAATAAAAACATAACAGGTTAGGAATCAGCCTGTGCATTTTCCTTTACATTAGCAGTACTTTATCACAGCATGACCTTCTAGTTGCAGGCAAAATAGTGTGACAAAAtacatcaatccatccatccatcttctaaagcCGCTTGTCCTATATAGGGTCATGGGTAGTGCTGGATCCTATCCCAGCTGACTCGGgtcgaaggcagggaaacaccctggacaggtggcctgtccatcacagggcaaacacacacagacatacacattcacactctcacctacgggcaatttaaagtttccaattcacttaacctgcatgtttttggactgtgggggaaacaggaggacccggaggaaacccacgcgAACTTGgatgagaacatgcaaactccacacagaaaggccctgggtgagcTGGGACTCGAAccggggaccttcttgctgtgaggtgacagtgcttACAAAATACATATTGATACAAAACAAAATCATGAACCTATAGTGAAGTTTCAAGTGGGAGTTGTGGGTGCCTCTAAAAAGACAAGTGTACTGTAAAAAgtgatataattatataatttagtgATTTGTAAATAGCTTTAGCTAAATAAGTGTCATGAACAATATCAGGCTGTTGTACAATGACTTCCTCTTTACAGCCATTTTATATAGACTTTGCACCATATAGACTgtgttattttctgcatttttgaacaggatgagaataggaggagatttgttaatgattaatgttctgttatattggtatttgaaaagagtgtctgttatgctggagttATGGGGTTTACCATTGTGGTATGGAATGGTActtgagcttaggttgaggatgttttttgttttttttttaactttcaagTGATACTTGATTtgcttagctctataagcagttCCTATTAAATTGGCAGTGCAACAGTTTAACTTTCCATACACTTGCTCATCtagcatatactaatgattaataaaataaattaagttggtcCAACTTTAAAAAACTTGTaaaattcaattaagtaagggtaatgacttcattATTTGAGAGCACATACCTAAAAGGCAAGTTCACAACGACCATGAACTCTATGAGTATTGTTGTGAATTGCAATTGTATGTGCACATCCAAAAAATGTAGCTTTCATTTATCAGTATTATAAAGGACTTACCCTCTCTCTGCTTCTCTAGCTGGTGGTTGTGTGCCCTGATGTCAGCCAGCTTCTGCTCATGATGCTTTAACAATTCAAGACCCCTCTGCTCATCAGCCCTCTGCTGGAGTAAGCCCTGCTCCTCAGAGACCTGAATGACACTCACCATATATCCaatacaaatatacacacacacacacatattcttcACATTATAAATGGATTCAAATAGCTAGAACAGAGTGAAACTGACCATTGTCTGTCTTCTTGGCAGGCTGTTCTCAACAGACATCCTGAGCTTCTGAAACTGAAAAAGTAGATCAACCATCATATATAGTGTAAATCCtgatcttaaaggtgctgtaagcgattttagctgttctagaATTTAGACatgctgagccgttggattagccacaccccctctttccaactacgccgccatgtttgtgaccaaaattccatatttctTAAATGTACTGTGCTGTGGGATGCGGCAAATGCctgtttctgtttataaatcATGAAAAGGTGATACTGGTGTGTACTTACCAGAgtcaaaatgtcatttttatttcaagAAAGTTTGATCTTTTAGTGACACGGCTTCTTTCGCcaaagtcaagcagcgatgaagggggagagcgaggataaaaacacttgtgggtcttttattcagacatgtcagttatctgtacacgtgtcagttatatttataacatcCTAGATTCGGaaacaattaaactggaaatgcacatagggtgatgttattcataacacccagaatgtcataattgtaacacattgtaataaataaaaaaagcactataatgtgaatatatatatatttaatgtgtatatactaatgttagtcaataaacaacacaccaTAAActcatgaagcacagactttattcac
It includes:
- the ccdc17 gene encoding coiled-coil domain-containing protein 17 isoform X2, whose product is MEGLGEFICQDCNMAFHSTGLLDKHKAKFCIGIDLKDPVTLRKGWLGLTETKKTAVRTVHPTRVRTPDFFVLKEQSQQMVQRKSEQDKPHNTLPENTTLSKLTEEKLRMSVENSLPRRQTMVSEEQGLLQQRADEQRGLELLKHHEQKLADIRAHNHQLEKQREEIKQRLAELAGRDRTVHLEEVLQEMRYHEQRNEDVLHQLSTHINSIKEFNPNEVPSNPPEDKKTQHLTFDKISSVNGPLSAQIRSLHLAYMQSGGSDPEVLAHMHDLQAEALTLEQAKPRADRKTKERRMKSPKRVQDPEILAVEQENQRLEEEIFRIQLARERHIGEHGLHDIQKDHIHHMASLQAEITFLRREIEKGRDKRLPPPLPLFPGTSLALTHPALALDQISKQGLGCHVTDPMETLGPAPYDSVAGFVIFYDLVMGIEATLRSVRLMAGFYCNGQKLGQTTYMPPVQCQPAGALHYPSTKTPENYAILAVKQPVPRIQPSPYLSLIVEIQASGCLDAYNHEFEGLVSCGWAKLELFDQHSQVQRGHWRVPFRSLPVRASLSPSQVNSVPQLGNMELCLRLVNSHDGDVQTLAKIDPNHISQYKYPPVVCKGTCLKMSFVSLTAYLIVLCLEPHKCLFQVVSNTPTIVGTHEPFYSTLQPSSKPLPSLLPQSDHVDPTRQESN
- the ccdc17 gene encoding coiled-coil domain-containing protein 17 isoform X4; the encoded protein is MEGLGEFICQDCNMAFHSTGLLDKHKAKFCIGIDLKDPVTLRKGWLGLTETKKTAVRTVHPTRVRTPDFFVLKEQSQQMVQRKSEQDKPHNTLPENTTLSKLTEEFQKLRMSVENSLPRRQTMVSEEQGLLQQRADEQRGLELLKHHEQKLADIRAHNHQLEKQREEIKQRLAELAGRDRTVHLEEVLQEMRYHEQRNEDVLHQLSTHINSIKEFNPNEVPSNPPEDKKTQHLTFDKISSVNGPLSAQIRSLHLAYMQSGGSDPEVLAHMHDLQAEALTLEQAKPRADRKTKERRMKSPKRVQDPEILAVEQENQRLEEEIFRIQLARERHIGEHGLHDIQKDHIHHMASLQAEITFLRREIEKGRDKRLPPPLPLFPGTSLALTHPALALDQISKQGLGCHVTDPMETLGPAPYDSVAGFVIFYDLVMGIEATLRSVRLMAGFYCNGQKLGQTTYMPPVQCQPAGALHYPSTKTPENYAILAVKQPVPRFRLLDVWMRTTMNLRDWCLVAGQSLNSLISTARYKGAIGGFHSALSQFEHP
- the ccdc17 gene encoding coiled-coil domain-containing protein 17 isoform X1 — its product is MEGLGEFICQDCNMAFHSTGLLDKHKAKFCIGIDLKDPVTLRKGWLGLTETKKTAVRTVHPTRVRTPDFFVLKEQSQQMVQRKSEQDKPHNTLPENTTLSKLTEEFQKLRMSVENSLPRRQTMVSEEQGLLQQRADEQRGLELLKHHEQKLADIRAHNHQLEKQREEIKQRLAELAGRDRTVHLEEVLQEMRYHEQRNEDVLHQLSTHINSIKEFNPNEVPSNPPEDKKTQHLTFDKISSVNGPLSAQIRSLHLAYMQSGGSDPEVLAHMHDLQAEALTLEQAKPRADRKTKERRMKSPKRVQDPEILAVEQENQRLEEEIFRIQLARERHIGEHGLHDIQKDHIHHMASLQAEITFLRREIEKGRDKRLPPPLPLFPGTSLALTHPALALDQISKQGLGCHVTDPMETLGPAPYDSVAGFVIFYDLVMGIEATLRSVRLMAGFYCNGQKLGQTTYMPPVQCQPAGALHYPSTKTPENYAILAVKQPVPRIQPSPYLSLIVEIQASGCLDAYNHEFEGLVSCGWAKLELFDQHSQVQRGHWRVPFRSLPVRASLSPSQVNSVPQLGNMELCLRLVNSHDGDVQTLAKIDPNHISQYKYPPVVCKGTCLKMSFVSLTAYLIVLCLEPHKCLFQVVSNTPTIVGTHEPFYSTLQPSSKPLPSLLPQSDHVDPTRQESN
- the ccdc17 gene encoding coiled-coil domain-containing protein 17 isoform X3 produces the protein MEGLGEFICQDCNMAFHSTGLLDKHKAKFCIGIDLKDPVTLRKGWLGLTETKKTAVRTVHPTRVRTPDFFVLKEQSQQMVQRKSEQDKPHNTLPENTTLSKLTEEFQKLRMSVENSLPRRQTMVSEEQGLLQQRADEQRGLELLKHHEQKLADIRAHNHQLEKQREEIKQRLAELAGRDRTVHLEEVLQEMRYHEQRNEDVLHQLSTHINSIKEFNPNEVPSNPPEDKKTQHLTFDKISSVNGPLSAQIRSLHLAYMQSGGSDPEVLAHMHDLQAEALTLEQAKPRADRKTKERRMKSPKRVQDPEILAVEQENQRLEEEIFRIQLARERHIGEHGLHDIQKDHIHHMASLQAEITFLRREIEKGRDKRLPPPLPLFPGTSLALTHPALALDQISKQGLGCHVTDPMETLGPAPYDSVAGFVIFYDLVMGIEATLRSVRLMAGFYCNGQKLGQTTYMPPVQCQPAGALHYPSTKTPENYAILAVKQPVPRIQPSPYLSLIVEIQASGCLDAYNHEFEGLVSCGWAKLELFDQHSQVQRGHWRVPFRSLPVRASLSPSQVNSVPQLGNMELCLRLVNSHDGDVQTLAKIDPNHISQYKYPPVVVSNTPTIVGTHEPFYSTLQPSSKPLPSLLPQSDHVDPTRQESN